In one window of Eggerthella guodeyinii DNA:
- a CDS encoding 4Fe-4S dicluster domain-containing protein: MSGEDESGVPTASAVDRTGARAGRRSVSRRGFVVGAAGAGALLALGLVGFAPSGEICRPPGAQDEGRFLGACVRCGKCMEVCPSGVIVPAHLEDGIVGMRTPALNFSLSASQLGSKLGWCDHCTASNGGVARCVEVCPSGALSPDDGSSFETMLLGKASINTDWCLAWRLKGCTICKNACPLDAIAFDEHNRPVIDEDACNGCGSCEQACVSLESASVGEGLNSQKMTARAITVHPVQA, translated from the coding sequence ATGAGCGGGGAAGACGAGAGCGGCGTGCCCACGGCTTCGGCGGTCGACCGGACGGGAGCCCGCGCGGGTCGCAGATCGGTGAGCCGACGGGGGTTCGTGGTGGGGGCGGCGGGCGCCGGCGCCCTGTTGGCGCTGGGCCTGGTGGGGTTCGCGCCGAGCGGCGAGATCTGCCGGCCGCCGGGGGCTCAGGACGAAGGGCGGTTTTTGGGCGCGTGCGTGCGGTGTGGCAAGTGCATGGAGGTGTGCCCGAGCGGCGTCATCGTGCCGGCCCACCTCGAGGACGGCATCGTGGGCATGCGCACCCCTGCGCTGAACTTCTCGCTGTCGGCCTCGCAGCTGGGAAGCAAGCTGGGATGGTGCGATCACTGCACTGCATCCAACGGCGGCGTCGCCCGGTGCGTGGAGGTGTGCCCTTCGGGCGCCTTGAGCCCCGATGACGGTTCCTCGTTCGAGACGATGCTGCTGGGCAAGGCTTCCATCAACACCGACTGGTGCCTGGCGTGGCGCCTCAAAGGGTGCACCATCTGCAAAAACGCTTGCCCGCTCGATGCCATAGCCTTCGACGAGCACAACCGTCCGGTCATCGACGAGGACGCGTGCAACGGATGCGGAAGCTGCGAGCAAGCGTGCGTGAGCTTGGAGAGCGCTTCGGTGGGCGAGGGCTTGAACAGCCAGAAGATGACGGCGCGCGCCATCACCGTCCATCCGGTGCAGGCGTAA
- a CDS encoding 4Fe-4S binding protein: protein MKKMKASTLRMLAILAVLVVAAVGYFTAFGIGNLSGFGWDAFSVICPLGYVESLLASKTFVPRALISFVLVVVLVVVLGRVFCAWICPMPLLQRWIPGIGRKRARALEKAEDEGAAARVGEQGAPAAVAASAPAAKPNRFKFDSRFGVLLGALASAAVFGFPVFCLVCPVGLTFATVLLVMRLFAFGDVTWAVVAVPLVLLAEVTFLRKWCSKLCPLGAVMSLIAGANKTLRPAVDDAACLFSSQGTKCFACSKACPERIDVRRPAQSETSLNNCTKCRECVDACPAHAISFPFLPASGGTAPLAADALESSGADAAAESGQGRRA, encoded by the coding sequence ATGAAGAAGATGAAAGCATCGACGCTGCGCATGCTGGCCATCCTGGCGGTGCTGGTCGTGGCGGCCGTCGGTTACTTCACGGCGTTCGGCATCGGGAACCTGAGCGGATTCGGCTGGGACGCGTTTTCCGTCATCTGCCCGTTGGGGTACGTGGAGAGCCTGCTGGCAAGCAAGACGTTCGTGCCGCGCGCGCTCATATCGTTCGTGCTGGTGGTGGTCTTGGTCGTCGTGCTGGGCCGCGTGTTCTGCGCGTGGATATGCCCCATGCCCTTGCTGCAGCGCTGGATCCCGGGCATCGGCCGCAAGCGTGCGCGTGCGCTCGAGAAGGCCGAGGACGAGGGGGCGGCGGCGCGCGTCGGGGAGCAGGGCGCGCCCGCTGCGGTTGCGGCTTCCGCGCCTGCCGCGAAGCCGAACCGGTTCAAGTTCGATTCGCGGTTCGGGGTGCTGCTGGGGGCGTTGGCCTCGGCCGCGGTGTTCGGGTTCCCGGTGTTCTGCCTCGTCTGCCCGGTGGGGCTGACGTTCGCGACGGTGCTGCTGGTCATGCGGCTGTTCGCGTTCGGCGACGTAACCTGGGCCGTCGTGGCGGTGCCGCTCGTGCTGCTGGCGGAGGTGACGTTCCTGCGGAAGTGGTGCAGCAAGCTCTGTCCGCTGGGCGCCGTCATGTCGCTGATCGCGGGAGCGAACAAGACGCTGCGACCCGCCGTGGACGATGCGGCGTGCCTGTTCTCCTCCCAGGGGACGAAGTGCTTCGCCTGCTCGAAGGCGTGTCCGGAGCGCATCGACGTGCGCCGGCCCGCACAGTCCGAAACCTCGCTCAACAACTGCACGAAGTGCCGCGAATGCGTCGACGCATGTCCGGCCCACGCCATCTCCTTCCCGTTTCTGCCCGCATCGGGCGGAACCGCGCCCCTGGCGGCCGACGCGCTTGAGTCGTCGGGCGCCGACGCGGCGGCCGAATCCGGGCAGGGGAGGCGAGCGTGA
- a CDS encoding 4Fe-4S binding protein — MAAEATVVDAMADLGRLTGYGLDAHPERCVRVRNRHASCARCAEACTSGAISFCDGSLVVAQDRCVGCGTCATVCPTCALETCHPNDADLLARASDARGADGAVTFACHEAWQGRADACAAAGAVELACLSRLDESLLMELRVRGARTIVLVHGACENCPRAAGWRSVELVARTMETIADAWGVDCAVVLTDELPAAEDGVSRERDVLRERFLRLPERDVPPDAARGVGEPPAPSADVVEATRKPVHVMVDGTLPHFVPLRRHRLLDALATLGDPVAERLDTRLWGHIRIDASRCRSCMMCTVFCPTGALARYATDAGETGVEHYVAECVHCGLCQDVCPEHAIVSSTNVSALQLARGETERCPLPDPVWRPGPDQILRRMQPQIGGNEVRHSY; from the coding sequence ATGGCGGCGGAGGCGACGGTTGTCGATGCGATGGCCGATCTCGGGCGGCTGACAGGCTACGGGCTGGACGCTCACCCCGAGCGATGCGTGCGCGTGCGCAACCGGCATGCAAGCTGCGCCCGATGCGCGGAGGCGTGCACGTCGGGAGCCATCTCGTTTTGCGACGGTTCGCTCGTCGTCGCGCAGGATCGGTGCGTGGGCTGCGGCACGTGCGCCACGGTGTGTCCCACGTGCGCATTGGAAACCTGCCATCCCAACGACGCCGATCTGCTGGCGCGCGCGAGCGATGCGCGCGGCGCGGACGGGGCCGTGACGTTCGCCTGCCATGAGGCGTGGCAGGGTCGTGCGGACGCTTGCGCGGCAGCGGGGGCCGTCGAGCTCGCGTGTCTGAGCCGGCTGGACGAGTCGCTGCTCATGGAGCTGCGCGTGCGGGGCGCGCGCACGATCGTTCTCGTGCATGGCGCATGCGAAAACTGTCCGCGCGCGGCGGGTTGGCGCAGCGTGGAGCTGGTCGCGCGGACTATGGAGACGATAGCGGATGCGTGGGGCGTGGACTGCGCGGTCGTCCTGACCGACGAGCTGCCTGCTGCGGAAGACGGCGTTTCGCGGGAGCGCGACGTGCTTCGCGAGCGCTTCCTGCGCCTGCCCGAGCGCGACGTGCCTCCGGATGCCGCCCGCGGCGTCGGCGAACCCCCTGCTCCTTCGGCCGACGTCGTCGAAGCGACGCGCAAGCCCGTCCACGTCATGGTGGACGGGACGCTGCCGCATTTCGTTCCCCTGCGTCGGCATCGCCTGCTCGATGCGCTTGCAACCCTCGGCGACCCGGTTGCCGAGCGTCTGGACACGCGTCTGTGGGGGCATATCCGCATCGACGCTTCCCGGTGCCGCTCGTGCATGATGTGCACGGTGTTCTGCCCTACGGGAGCCTTGGCTCGGTATGCAACCGACGCGGGCGAAACGGGCGTGGAGCACTACGTGGCCGAGTGCGTGCACTGCGGGCTCTGCCAAGACGTGTGCCCCGAGCACGCCATCGTGTCCAGCACGAACGTGTCCGCGTTGCAGCTCGCCCGCGGGGAGACGGAGCGCTGCCCGCTGCCCGATCCTGTCTGGAGGCCCGGTCCCGATCAGATTCTCCGCAGGATGCAGCCCCAGATCGGCGGCAACGAGGTGCGCCACAGCTACTGA
- a CDS encoding 4Fe-4S binding protein, translated as MPDLTGYIALLERLQSNHLEVDARRCLAVRNRNAPCRRCAEACTSGCISLHGNRLAVDAQRCTGCGTCATACPTGALEARMPDDRELAAQAIRVLHAAGGVVTFACAPAREAAAAHLDPELTVGVACLGRIDESLIILLAAAGAPQVRLVCGTCDACPRGPGIGIARRVCDDTAALLDAWGSHARVELSERFPRVCRRSEHPAHDAGRRDFFRTMGDAAKSALHETAGFAIERVFDQAEDRTTRFDHVQADGALPRHLPARRALLLDMLTELGQPDGRLVETRLWGHAVIDEDRCSGCAMCAVFCPTGALSKTVDERGPTLVHAPGLCVQCRCCEALCPEGALTVSQEVFAADVGAGATDRHPLHGAATGKKGPDAIRNSMQKLIDSPYLWG; from the coding sequence ATGCCCGACCTGACCGGTTACATCGCCTTGCTCGAACGGCTGCAGAGCAACCACCTCGAAGTGGATGCGCGGCGCTGCCTGGCGGTGCGCAACCGCAACGCGCCCTGCCGAAGATGCGCGGAGGCCTGCACGTCCGGCTGCATCAGCTTGCACGGCAACCGCCTCGCAGTGGATGCGCAGCGTTGCACGGGCTGCGGCACGTGCGCCACGGCCTGCCCGACCGGCGCGCTCGAGGCGCGCATGCCCGACGATCGCGAGCTCGCAGCCCAGGCGATCCGCGTCTTGCACGCCGCAGGAGGCGTCGTCACGTTCGCCTGCGCCCCCGCGCGCGAAGCGGCCGCGGCGCACCTCGACCCGGAACTCACCGTTGGCGTCGCCTGCCTGGGCCGCATCGACGAGAGCCTGATCATCCTGCTGGCCGCGGCGGGCGCACCGCAGGTTCGGCTCGTCTGCGGGACGTGCGATGCCTGCCCGCGCGGGCCGGGCATCGGCATCGCGCGCCGCGTATGCGACGATACCGCCGCGCTGCTGGACGCTTGGGGATCGCACGCCCGCGTCGAGCTGTCCGAGCGTTTCCCGCGCGTCTGCCGTCGCTCCGAGCATCCCGCGCACGACGCCGGACGCCGCGACTTTTTCCGAACGATGGGCGATGCGGCGAAAAGCGCCCTTCACGAGACGGCCGGGTTCGCCATCGAGCGGGTGTTCGACCAAGCCGAAGACCGCACGACCCGTTTCGATCATGTGCAGGCGGACGGGGCGCTCCCCCGCCATCTGCCCGCACGGCGCGCACTGCTGCTCGACATGCTGACCGAGCTCGGACAGCCAGATGGCAGACTCGTCGAAACGCGGCTCTGGGGCCACGCCGTCATCGACGAGGACCGCTGCAGCGGATGCGCGATGTGTGCGGTGTTCTGCCCCACGGGCGCCCTGTCGAAGACCGTCGACGAACGCGGACCGACCCTGGTCCACGCTCCGGGGCTCTGCGTGCAATGCCGCTGCTGCGAGGCCCTGTGCCCCGAAGGCGCGCTCACGGTATCCCAAGAAGTGTTCGCCGCCGACGTGGGAGCCGGCGCGACGGACCGCCATCCGCTGCATGGCGCGGCAACGGGCAAGAAGGGGCCCGACGCCATCAGGAACTCCATGCAGAAGCTCATCGACAGCCCCTACCTATGGGGCTAG
- a CDS encoding FxLYD domain-containing protein codes for MLAGKKIAGTVCACALALCLAGCTTGGSAESEGAAGEGAAGSETPAATAVDSSTAQPVTLEESGWWAKDGYVHYGVTVANPNDDLGAANTALRVTLFDGNGEVASEQTDEIELVGPGARTGFAGTAGDGWAPAAVTFELVEGSTVWESAEDYQEPLLIENFEEEDKLYFRYEVTGQIANLTDDYLGTASLSILLRDDAGSIVAGYTGAAYRIKAGRTKDFLVTMHSAPDHAATEVYAQPR; via the coding sequence ATGCTCGCAGGGAAGAAGATCGCAGGCACCGTTTGTGCATGCGCGCTGGCGCTCTGCCTGGCCGGCTGCACGACGGGCGGGTCCGCCGAAAGCGAAGGCGCGGCGGGCGAAGGCGCAGCAGGATCGGAAACGCCTGCCGCGACCGCCGTCGACTCCTCGACCGCCCAGCCCGTAACGCTCGAGGAGTCGGGCTGGTGGGCCAAGGACGGCTACGTGCACTACGGCGTGACGGTCGCGAACCCCAACGACGACCTGGGAGCCGCGAACACGGCGCTGCGCGTGACGCTGTTCGACGGAAACGGAGAGGTCGCCTCCGAGCAAACCGACGAGATCGAACTGGTGGGCCCGGGAGCTCGAACGGGATTCGCCGGGACGGCGGGCGACGGGTGGGCTCCCGCCGCCGTGACGTTCGAGCTGGTGGAGGGTTCGACCGTCTGGGAGAGCGCAGAGGACTATCAGGAACCGCTGCTCATCGAAAACTTCGAGGAAGAGGACAAGCTGTACTTCCGCTACGAGGTGACCGGCCAGATCGCGAACCTGACCGACGACTACCTCGGAACCGCCTCGCTCAGCATCCTGCTGCGCGACGACGCCGGATCCATCGTGGCCGGCTACACGGGGGCCGCGTACCGCATCAAGGCTGGGCGTACCAAGGATTTCCTGGTCACGATGCACTCCGCCCCCGATCACGCCGCGACGGAGGTGTACGCGCAACCGCGCTGA